The window CCACCGTCTTTGTTGAGTGTTTCAAGGTTCTTCTGTACATGAGGGCCTATTTCAGCGGGTTTTCCGTGGGGCAGTACGGAGCGGGTATCGCAGCCGCCTCCCCAGAGGCTGAGTTTGCCGAGGAGTTCCTTTTTTAGTTCTGCTAGGTCCATGTCCTTGCAGGTAAACTGCACGGGGTTGATGGCGTCCAGGCCGGCGTCTGCAAGCAGGGGCATGAGGGGACGGACTCCGCCGCAGCAATGGAGGCATATCTTCATTTCCGGGAAACGGTCGTGGATGTATGACCACATGATTTTTTCCCCGGGGTAGAAAAATTCATTGTAAAGCCCGGTGGAGAATTGGGGGCCTGTCTGGGTACCCATGTCGTCGCCGAAACCTATGATGTCAATGTAATCGCCTACGGAGTCGAGGTAGGCTTTGAGGTTCGCCATGTGCTTTTCCATCACTGTATCAAGGAATTTATGGATTCTTTCGGGGTTCGCCAAAAGATCCGCCAGCATATTGTCCATGCGGAAAATATACTGGGCGGTCTCCACAAGATTGCCGCCGAATATGCCGTAAATCGCCCTGTCAGTATTGCTGCGGGTTTTGGCCGCTAATTCGCGGAATTGTTTTGAGCCCGCCGGGCTTTTGTAATCCATGGGCATGGGAGGGCAGGGCACCATCATCCACATCACATCGTTTACAATCTCATCGTAATCGGAAAAATCATCTTTTTCAAAATCCTCCGCCAGGGGGAATACGGTCTGTTCGAAATAGTAGCCTGTCAGGGGCTGGCGGCCCACCATTTTTCCGTTTGAATTGTAAATGTAATTGCCGTCTTTTCCGTGGCGCACGTCAACCATGATGGGAACCTTGCAGGGGGTCCCGTCAAGAAGTTCGAAATCTTTCCAGTATTCAGGCTTCTTGTCAAAATCGCAGCCCAGCTGAAAAGTATCCACATCGAATTTGTCCAGTACATCCTGCTCGACTATGGCAAGCTGCTGGATGAGATCGTATACATAAAGGGGGCTTGGAGAAAGGCCGAGATATTCGCGCAAATTCCTGTAAGCCGCGACATTGATGCCGCTTGATCGGTGGGCGTTAAAATCAATAGGAACCCTGTCGGGCTGTTTGAAATTCAATGCTGCCATTACTCGCTGTCTGCCGGTCATAATCGCTCTCCTTATTCAAGTCCTGACTGCATGGAAAAACCTTTGATAAAGTATTTTCGCAGGGCAATAAAAAGCAAAATTGTGGGAATAGAAGTAAAAATAACACCCGCCATCATCACGGGGATTTTTCCTCCCCCTGTGCCTGTGGACTGGGCCACTGCAACCATGATGGGACGGACTTTTTCGCTGGACGAAAGGATCATCCCAAAGAGGAGATCGTTCCATATCCACATGCCCTGGAATAGGGCAACTACCGCAGTGGGCGCTTTAAGCTGGGGCTGGTATATGCGGAAGAAAATACCCACTGGCCCGCAGCCGTCTATCATGGCGGCCTGCATAATTTGATCGTCAAGGTTGAGAAAATAGCCCCGGTACAGAAAGGTCGCAAAGGGGGTACAAATGGCGGAGTAGAGGAGTATCATACCGAATTTGGTGTTGTATATTCCGAGCCAGTTATAGGTGCGCAGCAGGGGAATAAGGTAAAGCTGGAAGGGGAATATGGTTCCGCTATAAATAAGGAGGAATATAAAAAAGCTGCCTCTGGGTTTAAGTTTTGTTACCGCGAAGGCTGCGGTTGATGAAAGGAGTATGCAGAAAATTACTCCGCTCACTGCATAAATAAACGAATTCAAAAAATTGATGTGGAGATGATAATAAGAAAAAACTTCTTTCAGGTTATTGATGAATTCAAAGCCCTTGGGAGGCTGGTAAAATTTCGTATTTATGTATTCTGCGGGGGTCTTAAAGGCCACCATGAGGGTCGAAATAATCGGCAATAGCCATACCGCGCAGAGCACAATAAGGATAAGGTAAACAACAATAGTACCAATGGTGATTTTCTTTTTTGTCATTTCCTTCCCCTTATTTATTATCCGCATGATCCACCGTAGAGGTGGCCCGCATGTAGATTGCGGTTATGGGGAGGATCAGGAGGGTGAGGAATACGCCAATGGCGGCGCCGAAACCCTGATGATTGCGCTGGAAGCTTTCGACAAACATATTCACCGCCAGGGTTTCCGAAGACCGCACAGGCCCTCCCCTGGTCATGATATAAATGAGGTCAAAGGCCTTGAATGAATTGACTATTGCCATTCCTACTACCACTGTAGTAATGGGCTTGAGCATGGGAAAGGTAATGTGGATAAACGTCTGCCACTTGTTGCAGCCGTCAATGCGGGATGCTTCAATCTGCTCGGAAGGAATCGATGTAAGCCCCATAAGGAACATCACAAGGTTGACCCCAAGCTGCTGCCAACTCCAGGCAATGAGAAGGGATATATTATTAAGGGGCATTTTATAAAGCCAGTCGATTTTTGTTTTAAAACCCACCATAAGCAGAATTTGGTTTAGCACGCCGTATTCTTTGGAATACATATACCACCAGATTGCCCCGACAGACACAAAGGAAATAGTCAGGGGCATGAAAAAAACGGATTTGAAAAAGTTTTCGCCCTTGATGCCGTTGACGAATACGGCGATGAGAAGCCCTACGCCCACGGAGAATACAATGGTAAACACCACCCAGAGTACGGAATTGAAAATGGATCGGACAAAGTTGCTGTCCTTAAACATGTTGATATAATTCCCAAAACCCACAAAGCGCATTACCGAAAGGCCATCGCTCTCAAAAAGGCTGAGATAAATATTCCTGAACATGGGGACAATGAACATAAACGTTACCACCGCAACTGCGGGGAAAGCGAAAATGTAACCCCACTTCTGAAAAAGCTTATTCAAAACACACCTCTGCATTTAATGGCAGGCCAGCATTGCTGCACATAAGCCCGCATTGTGAGCCAGTTTCAAAATTGGTTATTTTGAAACTGGCTCTTGTTAAAAAATCTTACTTAAAATACGCGTCGCAGAGTTTCTGGATATCTGCCGTGATTGCCTGAGGGGTAGCGGAGTTCACAATGAATTCCTGGAATTTTCCGTTTACCTGCAGCATCAGCTCTGTGGGCATGTTTTCCCAGAAGCGGGTAAGGGTAACATAGTTGCCGCCTACAATCTCTTTCTGGACAGCCTGTTTCATGGGCGAAAGGAAAGAAATGTCGGCTTTGGAATTTACCGGGAAGCTTTCAGTCTGTTTTGCGAGGAAGCTGTTGCCCACGGGGCTCATCCAATAATCAACAGCCTTCAGTGCGTCTGCGAGATGAGGGGCGTTCTTGGCGACCAATATGGGGGAAGGCTCGAGGATAGCGCGTTTCCTGCCGTCACGGGTCTTGAGGAAGAAGAAGCCTACCTTGCTTTCGGGAACACCAAGGTCGATGAGATTGGTCTTGTAGAACCAGGTGCCGCCTATAATCTGGATCAGCTGGTTGTCATTAAAGAGCCTGGGCACATCGCTGAAGTAGTTGACTGAAGGATCGGTAAAGTAGCCCTTGCTAATCATGTCTCTCCAAATCGTGAAGATTTCCACGGCCTGGGGATCGGTCCACTTCTTTTTGCCTGTACAGAGATCGTTGTAGAGGTCGGGGTTAACAGATGAAGCGATTTCTTCAAAAGTGATGAAGGCGGGCCATTCGTCAACGATGGTCTGATTCAGCGGGATTTTCCCCGCAGCTTTGATCTTCGCGCAGTTGGAAAGGAATTCGTCCCAGCTTGCAGGTTCTTTTAAACCCAGCTGCGAATAGACTTCTTTGTTGTAATACACCAGCCAGTATTCAAGACCCCAGGGAAGGGCGTAGAGCTGGCCATCGATGGTGAACATGTCCCTGATGCCCTGGGAATAATCGGCTTTGTACTTGTCCCATACCGCGGTAGTGGGCGCCAAAAGCCCGCTCTTCTGCAGATCCTGTATCCATGCGCCGGCCCACCATGAAAAGAGATCCGGAGCCGAATTGGTGGGAAGGGCTGAACGGGTTGCCGCGGTGTACACATCCGTTGAAGGATAGCCTACGACTTCAAGGCCTACGCCGTTGACCGCCTTGAGTTCTTCCCCGGCTTTCAAAAAGTAGGGTTGATAATCAGGGGCGCCGGTTTTGTCGTGGGTGATCCTGACGGTAGCCGCAGCCGCTGAGCTTGAAGAGCCTGCCGAGGACGATGACTGCCCGCCCCCGCCTGCGGCGAGGGGTTGGGTCAGGACGATTGCCAACAGGGCAACCAGGGCTGACATGAGCACTGTCTTTTTCATAATAACCTCCAAAAAATATTTATAAGCACTTAGTGCCTATTAACACACTCAACGCTCGAAATGGCGTTCCATTACTAACGCTGTAATCCCTATGAGCTCCGCATTTATGGGATACCGCGCAGCCAGCACATTCACATACCTTGTGTCAGGGGCGAACATGAGGCGGTTAATCGACTCCTGCAGCCTCGGGATAATGAGATCCTCCCCCAAAAGGGCTGAGCCCGAAATATAAATGCACTGTATATCCAAAAGCGCAATGGCGCTGATAAGGCTCGTTTCAAGGTACCTCAAGAGCCGGTCTATAACCGTGCAGGCGAAGCCATCTCCATGGCGCGCCTTGCTCACAATCTCGTTCCAGGTGATATCCGGATCGCCGCCGTTTTCCCTGGCATATTCGATGAGAGCACTGATGGAAGCGTATTCCTGGAGGCAGCCGCTCATGCTTTTTTTCCCCAGGGAATCCCTGTCGACCACCATGCCCCCCATGAGCCCTGCAAGGCCGCTCGCCCCCTGCCAGACTTTCTGATCGCTTACCACGCAGCCCCCTATCCATTCGTTCAATATCATATAGAGGAAATTGGTATAGCCCTGCTTGTTGCCGTAGTAAAGTTCGCTCAAAGCGCCCACATGGGTTCCCAATTCCAGATAGGTCGGGATACCGAAGGCCTTGTACAAAACCTCCCCTATGGGAATATTGACAAGGCCCTTAAACCCGCCTGGCGGTTCCAGGATTATCCCCCGTTCAGGGTCAAGGGGCCCGGGAGCTGAAATGCCTATGCCCCAGATTCTGTCCTTCCATTCATCGTTCACAAGCTTGGTGCATATATGGAGGATGGTGTCCATAAACTCGTCCGCCGCTTCTGTGGGGGAAATCTCGAAACGCTCGGATCTGAGAATGCTGCCGTTGAGGTTGACCATGCCGATCTCGGTAAAGCCCCGCTCCACAAAAACCCCCAGGGTCAGGAGGGAATCGGGCACTATGCGCAGAAGGCCGGCCCGCCGGCCGGCCGCAGTCTCGATTTTGCCGCTTTCCTCCACTACCCCCTGGCGTATGTATTCGTTCACCAGATTGGTGATGGTCATCTTGCTCAGCTGGGTGTGCTCGCAGAGCTGGGTTCTGGAACAGGGCCCGAACATGGAAATAGCCCTCAGCACCAGGTACTTGTTGCTCTCATTCATGGAATGATGATTAACGCCCTTCAAACCTGTCCCCCTATTCGTAAAAAACCTTTACCCAGAACCTGGCCAATCTTGAATTCCCCAAATTTTTGCCAAAAAATCCGGAAATAGCAAAATCTTGCTAAAATATTCACAATATTTTACTGATTTTAGTGTAACATGGGTATTTCCGGCTGTCAACGAATTTTTTCAATTAATATAAATTATTTACAATTGGAAAGAAACCCGCAAAAGATGCCTCTTGCCGCATGAATTGCCCGCCTTGCCCAAGCCCTCCCTCCCTGCTATGCTGAAAAAAGCATGAATGGAAACGAAGCAGCCCAGGCGCTGATCGACGGTGTTTCCCGGGTGATACGGGGCAAGAGAGAATTTCTCGAACTTCTGACCGCCGGCATACTCGCCGGGGGCCATGTGCTGTTGGAAGATAACCCCGGGCTGGGCAAGACCACGGTGGCCAAGGCCATTGCCCGCCTTATCACCGGGGACGAAGGCCGGCCCCTCCTCTTTAAGCGCATTCAGTTCACCCCCGACCTTTTGCCCTACGACATTACCGGGGTCGATGTATTTGACCCCGATAGCCGGAGTTTCCGCTTTGTGCCCGGGCCTGTGCTGGCCAACATCGTGCTGGCGGACGAGATCAACCGCACTACCCCCAAGGTGCAGTCGGCCCTCCTCGAGGTGATGGCTGAACGCCAGGTAACCATAGGCGCTTCCACCCACAAGCCGCCTGAGCCGTTTTTCGTCATTGCCACCCAGAACCCCATCGAGAGCGAGGGAACCTTCCCCCTGCCGGCCGCCCAGCTCGACCGTTTTATGCTGCGCCTTTCCCTGGGCTATCCTGACCGCGAATCCGAGCTTTCCATACTTGAAGATAACCCTTCGGAAAATGTCCTGAATGAACTCGAGCCGGTGTTGAGCGCCGCCGATCTGCTTGCTGCCCATAAGGCCGCAGAGGCGATGTTCTGCCATCCATCCCTCAAGGAAGCAGTGGCGGACATAGTGCGGGACACAAGGATACACCGGGGCTTTACGCTGGGGGCTTCCCCTCGGGCGGCCCTTCATCTTCTTGAGGCGGTCAAGGCCCTGGCCCTGGTTAAGGGCAGGGACTTTGTTTCTGACGAGGATCTTTCCGCACTGGCGGTTCCGGTTCTGGCCCACAGGGTCAAGCTGAGGGATCCCAGGGCCCAGGCCGAAAAATTTATCCGGGAGATATGCCTTGCACGGCTTGAGGGAATCAAAACCCCGGCCTAAGCCCGGCGCTGCGCCGGCAGGCATCTTGCGCTTCATTCCCAAGCCCAGCACTCTGGAGTTTTTTGTTATGCTTATAACGGCTCTTGCCTTTACCGCAGGCCATCTCCGCAAGGAATTGGCCCTGAGCCTTTTGGGCGCAATTTTTCTCACTGTGCTGGTTTATACGTTTCTTATTGTATTGGTGCTCAGCCTTGTCCACAAAAAGCAGGCTTTAAGCTTTTCTGCGGATGTGATAGCCAAGCTTGTTACTGCCGGCGGGAAGGCTGAGGCCCATATTGCCAAAGATACCGAAAAGCGGCGTTTTTTTCGTCTTCCCGGCTGCCTTATCAGGTATGAATTTGCCTTTGAAACAAAAGATCAGCGGCATATACGCCATGTTTTTGATCCGGACATTCCGGCAGGGCGGACTTTTTTTCCTGTGAAGGAACGCGGCTGCTATTTCGGCGATTTTGATGTTTTCTCCATCAGCGATGCGCTTGGCCTTTTCAGCATTGCTTTTCATTTGCCCAGGGACAGAAGCCCCAGGCTTCTTGCAGCCCCCCGTGCAGCGGCAGAAATAATTTCCCTCCCCATAAGATCAGGCGGCGCTGAACAGAGGATAGAACCTCATTACCGCAAGACGGAAGATCTGACCGATCACAGGCCGTATGTGCCTGGCGATGATCCCCGGCGCATCAACTGGAAACTGTACGGCCACGGCCCTTCAGGCGAGCTTTTTGTGCGGGAAGGGGAAAGCGAGCCGCCTCCTCGTGCGCGGATAATACTGCTTGTGGACACCCAGGTTGATCCGGGGCTTTATACTGTTGAAGAAGGGCGAAGGGGTGTGGATAATCTCTGCGAAAATGCTTTGACGGCAGCGCTGGAATTTGCTTCACGGGGCATGGATATGCTCATCGGCTATACAGGCGGAGCCATTCTTGGAGAAAATGAAGCGTCCGGCGGGATCGCCCCCCATGATCTGGCTGCTGCCCTTGCCTTGCCTGCCGCCCTGCCGCTTTCGTCAATGGAAAATTTGCCCGAAGTACCCCGCGACAGGGGCGTATTGCTGCTTGCCTTGCCCCGATCGTCTTCAGAGCCATCGGCTTTGGATCGTTTTTTAAAGGAAAGGGATTCCAAACAGGGGCTGGATTTGTTCTTCCTTTATGATCCCGCTAATTCCAGGGTTGCTGAATTGGAAGAGGCGGCTAAAATATGCGTGAATCTGTATGGAAGAAAACAATTTGCCGGGGCAGTTAAGGCCACCCCAGCAAAAAGCACTAATTCAAATAATTGAGCTGGTTCCAAAACTCGGTTAGTTTTGGAACTGCTTCAATTGAAATCAGCTTAAATTATTTTGCTTTCTTGGTACTGGGCTTGCGTCCGCGTCCGACAGCTTTTTTTGCACCAGCAGGCCTTCCGGCCTTTTTGGGAGCAGCGGCTTTTTTTGCGCTTTTGGGGGCAGCTTTTGCACCGGGGGCAGGCTTTTTAGCCTTTTCAATGCTCTTAAGGATGCTCTGAAGTTTGGAATCCTTGGCATTTTCAGCCAATTCGTACTTAGCCTGAAGGTCAATCCAGAAATCCGCTCCGTTCCCGAAGAGCTTCGCAAAACGAAGGGCGATAGGAATGGAAATCTTGATCTTGTTCAGGGTGATTTGCCGTATAGTGGACTGGCTTAACTTGACGGCAACTCCCACTTTCGAGGGGTTAAGCTGGTACTCTTCCAGGAACGCCTTAAGAACTGTTCCAGGATCTTTTGCAGTGATTTTCGGCATGATTGCTCCTTGCATAAAAATATTTTATTAACCAAATATACACTATTTGGTTTTTTTATTCTAGTACTTTTTGAATAATAATGATAAATTATTTAAAAATTTTTACTATTTTCTATGTTTTTGCACGATTTCGCGGATTTTTTGCGCATTATCAAGTTGTAAAGCCTTATATTTTCCTTACGCTGTTGCGAGGGATCAGTTTTCCTGCAATTAAAATATTTTCGGGCGGATCTTCGGTGATACCCGCCATCCGCAATGCCAATTTTTCCACCGCTCTGCTCCCTATATGATGAGCAGCAACACGTATGGTGGTTAAAGACGGATCGGACAGCTTGCTTGAAGGAAGATCGTCAAAGCCAATGACGCTGATTTCCTGGGGTACCCGGTAATTAAGGGACTTCAGAGCCGCCATGCAGCCATAAGCTGCAATATCATTAAAACAGAAGAATGCAGTGGGCAGTTTTCTAAACCGTTTGAGGTATTTTGAAATATCCCTTGTCGAACCATCGGTGGTAGAATCAACACTTATGATGAATTTTTCCTGTACCGGCAGCGAGAAATAATCCATAGCCTCAAGAAAACCCAATTCGCGCATTTTGGTATTCCGGGTTTCGTAGGTGCTATTGATAAAGCCAATACTGCGGTGGCCGTTATCGTAGAGGTATTGAATTGCGCTGAATACCCCGTCAAAATTATCAATATCAATACAATCGTAAACCGCCTTTGGGAAATAGGTGTCGATAAAAACCAGGGGCTTGTAAATTGCAGAAAAGTAATTCAATTCGTGGGCATTGAGTTCCGTTCCCAATACTATGAATCCGTCAACTTCCAGGTCTTTTTGGGCGTTCACCATGTCCTGAATCGGTACCTTGTTAGAAAAGGAGACCTCTACTTTATACCGCCGTTTTTCAGCTCCCGCCTCAATGCCCTCCATATATTCGGCTATGAAGGCATTGTGCTGTTCATTAACGGTATGACCATGCTTCGCAACTTTTAAAAATTTGATCCTAATAGCGTCGTTTATCAGGTAATTTTCAGTAAGGATGCGCTTGTACCCCATTTTTGCGGCAATGGTAAGTATTTTTTCCCGTACTTCAACACTAACCCCGGGTTTATTGTTGAGTGCGAACGATACAGTAGAAAGGGACACTCCCGCCTCTTTGGCGATGTCCGCAATACGCGGTGACATTATTGTATCTTAATAGGGATTGGTTTTTTTAGTCAATGTGAAAGGTTTGACCTGTCAAGCGCAAAAAACGCCAAAAATTCCTCGATCAGGAAAAAATTCGCTTGACAAATACTATTTCAGGGTTTACCATCTTATATGAAACAAAAATATTTTAGTAAAATATTTTTGTTTCATGGAGAATATATAGGCGTATGCCTGTAAAAATGTTCACGGAGGTATAAAGAATGAAGCGATTACTGATGATCTCCAGCGTTTTATAATCAGCGGTATTACCGGAGGCGTGGTAAAAGGATGATCCGTACAAGGGAACCAGTAATTCTTGATAAATAAAGTATAGGACAGTAGAACAATGCATGAAATTATTTTAGACAGAAAAGACGAAACAGAAACTATCCTCTCCTGCCATGGTTCAGGCGCACCTGAAATGCTCTCTGAAAGGCCGGCCTTCTCCTGGAAGGTCTATGGCCTTAAGGGTAAACAGCGCTTTTACCATATCATTGTTTCTTCAAGCGAAGAAAATGTAAAATCTGCCAAGGGCGATATCTGGGATTCCGGCTGGGTTGAATCACCGGAGGATCAGAGAATTCCCTGTTTTGGGAAGACCCTGGAAAGCAATAAAGACTATTACTGCGCCGTGCAGATCAAAAATATGGAAGGTGTTCTGAGT is drawn from Leadbettera azotonutricia ZAS-9 and contains these coding sequences:
- a CDS encoding carbohydrate ABC transporter permease, translated to MNKLFQKWGYIFAFPAVAVVTFMFIVPMFRNIYLSLFESDGLSVMRFVGFGNYINMFKDSNFVRSIFNSVLWVVFTIVFSVGVGLLIAVFVNGIKGENFFKSVFFMPLTISFVSVGAIWWYMYSKEYGVLNQILLMVGFKTKIDWLYKMPLNNISLLIAWSWQQLGVNLVMFLMGLTSIPSEQIEASRIDGCNKWQTFIHITFPMLKPITTVVVGMAIVNSFKAFDLIYIMTRGGPVRSSETLAVNMFVESFQRNHQGFGAAIGVFLTLLILPITAIYMRATSTVDHADNK
- a CDS encoding LacI family DNA-binding transcriptional regulator, producing the protein MSPRIADIAKEAGVSLSTVSFALNNKPGVSVEVREKILTIAAKMGYKRILTENYLINDAIRIKFLKVAKHGHTVNEQHNAFIAEYMEGIEAGAEKRRYKVEVSFSNKVPIQDMVNAQKDLEVDGFIVLGTELNAHELNYFSAIYKPLVFIDTYFPKAVYDCIDIDNFDGVFSAIQYLYDNGHRSIGFINSTYETRNTKMRELGFLEAMDYFSLPVQEKFIISVDSTTDGSTRDISKYLKRFRKLPTAFFCFNDIAAYGCMAALKSLNYRVPQEISVIGFDDLPSSKLSDPSLTTIRVAAHHIGSRAVEKLALRMAGITEDPPENILIAGKLIPRNSVRKI
- a CDS encoding DUF58 domain-containing protein, with the translated sequence MHGLRESKPRPKPGAAPAGILRFIPKPSTLEFFVMLITALAFTAGHLRKELALSLLGAIFLTVLVYTFLIVLVLSLVHKKQALSFSADVIAKLVTAGGKAEAHIAKDTEKRRFFRLPGCLIRYEFAFETKDQRHIRHVFDPDIPAGRTFFPVKERGCYFGDFDVFSISDALGLFSIAFHLPRDRSPRLLAAPRAAAEIISLPIRSGGAEQRIEPHYRKTEDLTDHRPYVPGDDPRRINWKLYGHGPSGELFVREGESEPPPRARIILLVDTQVDPGLYTVEEGRRGVDNLCENALTAALEFASRGMDMLIGYTGGAILGENEASGGIAPHDLAAALALPAALPLSSMENLPEVPRDRGVLLLALPRSSSEPSALDRFLKERDSKQGLDLFFLYDPANSRVAELEEAAKICVNLYGRKQFAGAVKATPAKSTNSNN
- a CDS encoding uroporphyrinogen decarboxylase family protein; its protein translation is MTGRQRVMAALNFKQPDRVPIDFNAHRSSGINVAAYRNLREYLGLSPSPLYVYDLIQQLAIVEQDVLDKFDVDTFQLGCDFDKKPEYWKDFELLDGTPCKVPIMVDVRHGKDGNYIYNSNGKMVGRQPLTGYYFEQTVFPLAEDFEKDDFSDYDEIVNDVMWMMVPCPPMPMDYKSPAGSKQFRELAAKTRSNTDRAIYGIFGGNLVETAQYIFRMDNMLADLLANPERIHKFLDTVMEKHMANLKAYLDSVGDYIDIIGFGDDMGTQTGPQFSTGLYNEFFYPGEKIMWSYIHDRFPEMKICLHCCGGVRPLMPLLADAGLDAINPVQFTCKDMDLAELKKELLGKLSLWGGGCDTRSVLPHGKPAEIGPHVQKNLETLNKDGGFVFQQVHNILADVPPENIVEMFRAVREFG
- a CDS encoding AAA family ATPase, whose product is MNGNEAAQALIDGVSRVIRGKREFLELLTAGILAGGHVLLEDNPGLGKTTVAKAIARLITGDEGRPLLFKRIQFTPDLLPYDITGVDVFDPDSRSFRFVPGPVLANIVLADEINRTTPKVQSALLEVMAERQVTIGASTHKPPEPFFVIATQNPIESEGTFPLPAAQLDRFMLRLSLGYPDRESELSILEDNPSENVLNELEPVLSAADLLAAHKAAEAMFCHPSLKEAVADIVRDTRIHRGFTLGASPRAALHLLEAVKALALVKGRDFVSDEDLSALAVPVLAHRVKLRDPRAQAEKFIREICLARLEGIKTPA
- a CDS encoding ABC transporter substrate-binding protein, translated to MKKTVLMSALVALLAIVLTQPLAAGGGGQSSSSAGSSSSAAAATVRITHDKTGAPDYQPYFLKAGEELKAVNGVGLEVVGYPSTDVYTAATRSALPTNSAPDLFSWWAGAWIQDLQKSGLLAPTTAVWDKYKADYSQGIRDMFTIDGQLYALPWGLEYWLVYYNKEVYSQLGLKEPASWDEFLSNCAKIKAAGKIPLNQTIVDEWPAFITFEEIASSVNPDLYNDLCTGKKKWTDPQAVEIFTIWRDMISKGYFTDPSVNYFSDVPRLFNDNQLIQIIGGTWFYKTNLIDLGVPESKVGFFFLKTRDGRKRAILEPSPILVAKNAPHLADALKAVDYWMSPVGNSFLAKQTESFPVNSKADISFLSPMKQAVQKEIVGGNYVTLTRFWENMPTELMLQVNGKFQEFIVNSATPQAITADIQKLCDAYFK
- a CDS encoding HigA family addiction module antitoxin; the protein is MPKITAKDPGTVLKAFLEEYQLNPSKVGVAVKLSQSTIRQITLNKIKISIPIALRFAKLFGNGADFWIDLQAKYELAENAKDSKLQSILKSIEKAKKPAPGAKAAPKSAKKAAAPKKAGRPAGAKKAVGRGRKPSTKKAK
- a CDS encoding carbohydrate ABC transporter permease, producing MTKKKITIGTIVVYLILIVLCAVWLLPIISTLMVAFKTPAEYINTKFYQPPKGFEFINNLKEVFSYYHLHINFLNSFIYAVSGVIFCILLSSTAAFAVTKLKPRGSFFIFLLIYSGTIFPFQLYLIPLLRTYNWLGIYNTKFGMILLYSAICTPFATFLYRGYFLNLDDQIMQAAMIDGCGPVGIFFRIYQPQLKAPTAVVALFQGMWIWNDLLFGMILSSSEKVRPIMVAVAQSTGTGGGKIPVMMAGVIFTSIPTILLFIALRKYFIKGFSMQSGLE
- a CDS encoding ROK family transcriptional regulator; translated protein: MKGVNHHSMNESNKYLVLRAISMFGPCSRTQLCEHTQLSKMTITNLVNEYIRQGVVEESGKIETAAGRRAGLLRIVPDSLLTLGVFVERGFTEIGMVNLNGSILRSERFEISPTEAADEFMDTILHICTKLVNDEWKDRIWGIGISAPGPLDPERGIILEPPGGFKGLVNIPIGEVLYKAFGIPTYLELGTHVGALSELYYGNKQGYTNFLYMILNEWIGGCVVSDQKVWQGASGLAGLMGGMVVDRDSLGKKSMSGCLQEYASISALIEYARENGGDPDITWNEIVSKARHGDGFACTVIDRLLRYLETSLISAIALLDIQCIYISGSALLGEDLIIPRLQESINRLMFAPDTRYVNVLAARYPINAELIGITALVMERHFER